In Crassostrea angulata isolate pt1a10 chromosome 4, ASM2561291v2, whole genome shotgun sequence, one genomic interval encodes:
- the LOC128179295 gene encoding uncharacterized protein LOC128179295 isoform X1, whose product MMLLLTILSSALVLITCQTEFTPLTYVYYSERRNWNDASQTCAQTDGMLARFPDVSTVMDILEELPAIKNITVWNNIKDTNPNGQPWVYCSTITLNSNRTMSLFPCQQALPFMCQYQKGQCRYRIYEQTMIQSNNVITITAIMWQRCHDLCETVTEITCRSFEYNPGSQYCQLSDTNRWRETNQFAFNVPSWDYYHKSCVTALLQQEYTTTTPSRPITSSTTSTVSIETSTTKSKVKSEAPQPLRILKYDNLLSWPRAKEFCQSKGGSLIVLKDKSIIPEANLTSSDNLETLWIGLSREQNKDWSWINGDQPNVSHWKYEPKQYDTSQKCASVALKSPYWWYEGFCYEAKPFICQFREDICRYQKEVSSVIVAHNKLVLANTTLSECYHVCNSSTQVTCRSFEYNAENQVCQISDVNKWTESQYFLQDVRGWDYYHRKCYFGIDDFLLSTTTKALPTTIVTTEELTDPSTQSQTTTETTFEVIQRELVEMGTKIREKKRLASKQSVIDTRPSATSVGVVAVVIIVSMVGGVVLLDIGTLHLHCQHFARRKKKKRQKHNYIKERESDCNNSTYVAENTFCDRCGHRLTRDGSEQSKQNIGTSNLEDIKCAFNSKEDILLNESKNNNVENPYNDNDTQF is encoded by the exons ATGATGCTGCTTTTGACTATTTTGTCCTCTGCCCTTGTTTTGA TTACATGTCAAACGGAATTCACTCCCTTGACCTATGTGTACTACAGCGAAAGACGAAACTGGAATGATGCAAGTCAGACATGCGCACAGACAGATGGAATGCTGGCCCGGTTTCCGGATGTATCGACTGTTATGGACATTTTGGAAGAACTTCCGGCGATAAA AAATATCACGGTCTGGAATAACATAAAAGATACAAATCCGAATGGTCAACCTTGGGTTTACTGTAGTACCATAACTCTAAATTCCAATAGAACGATGTCTTTGTTTCCATGCCAACAAGCGCTACCTTTTATGTGTCAGTATCAGAAAG GACAGTGTCGGTATAGGATATACGAACAAACCATGATCCAAAGTAACAATGTTATCACGATAACCGCGATCATGTGGCAACGCTGTCACGACCTGTGCGAGACTGTCACCGAGATCACGTGTCGTAGCTTCGAGTATAACCCTGGCAGTCAGTACTGCCAGCTGTCAGACACCAACAGGTGGCGGGAAACTAACCAGTTCGCCTTCAACGTCCCAAGTTGGGATTACTACCATAAATCCTGCGTTACTG ctttgcTTCAGCAAGAGTACACAACGACTACACCTTCCCGACCTATTACGTCATCAACGACGTCAACTGTTTCTATTGAAACCAGTACCACAAAAAGCAAAG TAAAGTCAGAGGCACCACAACCACTGAGAATCTTGAAGTACGACAATCTATTGTCATGGCCAAGAGCCAAAGAGTTTTGTCAATCAAAAGGAGGAAGTCTGATTGTTTTGAAGGACAAATCCATTATTCCAGAGGCAAACCTTACGTCATCCGACAA TTTAGAAACTTTGTGGATTGGACTTTCGCGGGAACAGAATAAGGATTGGAGTTGGATAAACGGAGATCAACCCAATGTAAGCCATTGGAAATATGAACCAAAACAATATGACACATCACAGAAATGTGCGTCGGTAGCTTTGAAATCTCCCTACTGGTGGTATGAAGGATTCTGCTACGAAGCTAAGCCTTTTATCTGTCAGTTTAGAGAAG ATATTTGCAGATACCAGAAGGAAGTTTCATCGGTGATTGTAGCTCATAACAAACTCGTTTTGGCTAACACCACCCTTTCAGAATGTTACCACGTTTGCAATTCGTCAACTCAAGTCACGTGTCGCTCGTTTGAATATAATGCAGAAAATCAGGTTTGTCAAATCAGTGACGTCAATAAGTGGACGGAAAGTCAATATTTTCTACAAGATGTACGAGGCTGGGATTATTATCACAGAAAATGCTATTTTG GTATTGATGACTTCCTTTTGTCAACAACAACGAAAGCACTACCAACAACAATAGTGACAACAG AAGAACTAACAGACCCTAGTACACAATCGCAAACAACCACTGAAACAACGTTCGAAGTCATTCAGCGAGAACTGGTGGAAATGGGAACAAAGATCCGCGAAAAGAAACgccttgcgtcaaaacaaagCGTCATCGACACGCGTCCCTCGGCCACGAGCGTCGGCGTCGTAGCTGTTGTGATAATCGTGTCAATGGTCGGAGGGGTTGTCTTATTGGACATAGGGACGCTCCATCTACATTGCCAACACTTCGCAaggagaaagaaaaagaaaagacaaaaacataattatataaaggaACGCGAGAGTGACTGCAATAATTCGACCTATGTGGCGGAAAATACATTCTGTGATCGATGCGGACATCGTTTGACGCGTGATGGTTCTGAGCAGAGCAAGCAGAACATTGGAACGAGCAATTTGGAGGACATAAAGTGTGCTTTTAACTCAAAGGAAGATATTTTACTCAACGAGAGCAAAAACAATAACGTGGAAAATCCATATAATGATAATGACACACAATTTTGA
- the LOC128179295 gene encoding uncharacterized protein LOC128179295 isoform X2, which produces MMLLLTILSSALVLITCQTEFTPLTYVYYSERRNWNDASQTCAQTDGMLARFPDVSTVMDILEELPAIKNITVWNNIKDTNPNGQPWVYCSTITLNSNRTMSLFPCQQALPFMCQYQKGQCRYRIYEQTMIQSNNVITITAIMWQRCHDLCETVTEITCRSFEYNPGSQYCQLSDTNRWRETNQFAFNVPSWDYYHKSCVTALLQQEYTTTTPSRPITSSTTSTVSIETSTTKSKVKSEAPQPLRILKYDNLLSWPRAKEFCQSKGGSLIVLKDKSIIPEANLTSSDNLETLWIGLSREQNKDWSWINGDQPNVSHWKYEPKQYDTSQKCASVALKSPYWWYEGFCYEAKPFICQFREDICRYQKEVSSVIVAHNKLVLANTTLSECYHVCNSSTQVTCRSFEYNAENQVCQISDVNKWTESQYFLQDVRGWDYYHRKCYFGIDDFLLSTTTKALPTTIVTTELTDPSTQSQTTTETTFEVIQRELVEMGTKIREKKRLASKQSVIDTRPSATSVGVVAVVIIVSMVGGVVLLDIGTLHLHCQHFARRKKKKRQKHNYIKERESDCNNSTYVAENTFCDRCGHRLTRDGSEQSKQNIGTSNLEDIKCAFNSKEDILLNESKNNNVENPYNDNDTQF; this is translated from the exons ATGATGCTGCTTTTGACTATTTTGTCCTCTGCCCTTGTTTTGA TTACATGTCAAACGGAATTCACTCCCTTGACCTATGTGTACTACAGCGAAAGACGAAACTGGAATGATGCAAGTCAGACATGCGCACAGACAGATGGAATGCTGGCCCGGTTTCCGGATGTATCGACTGTTATGGACATTTTGGAAGAACTTCCGGCGATAAA AAATATCACGGTCTGGAATAACATAAAAGATACAAATCCGAATGGTCAACCTTGGGTTTACTGTAGTACCATAACTCTAAATTCCAATAGAACGATGTCTTTGTTTCCATGCCAACAAGCGCTACCTTTTATGTGTCAGTATCAGAAAG GACAGTGTCGGTATAGGATATACGAACAAACCATGATCCAAAGTAACAATGTTATCACGATAACCGCGATCATGTGGCAACGCTGTCACGACCTGTGCGAGACTGTCACCGAGATCACGTGTCGTAGCTTCGAGTATAACCCTGGCAGTCAGTACTGCCAGCTGTCAGACACCAACAGGTGGCGGGAAACTAACCAGTTCGCCTTCAACGTCCCAAGTTGGGATTACTACCATAAATCCTGCGTTACTG ctttgcTTCAGCAAGAGTACACAACGACTACACCTTCCCGACCTATTACGTCATCAACGACGTCAACTGTTTCTATTGAAACCAGTACCACAAAAAGCAAAG TAAAGTCAGAGGCACCACAACCACTGAGAATCTTGAAGTACGACAATCTATTGTCATGGCCAAGAGCCAAAGAGTTTTGTCAATCAAAAGGAGGAAGTCTGATTGTTTTGAAGGACAAATCCATTATTCCAGAGGCAAACCTTACGTCATCCGACAA TTTAGAAACTTTGTGGATTGGACTTTCGCGGGAACAGAATAAGGATTGGAGTTGGATAAACGGAGATCAACCCAATGTAAGCCATTGGAAATATGAACCAAAACAATATGACACATCACAGAAATGTGCGTCGGTAGCTTTGAAATCTCCCTACTGGTGGTATGAAGGATTCTGCTACGAAGCTAAGCCTTTTATCTGTCAGTTTAGAGAAG ATATTTGCAGATACCAGAAGGAAGTTTCATCGGTGATTGTAGCTCATAACAAACTCGTTTTGGCTAACACCACCCTTTCAGAATGTTACCACGTTTGCAATTCGTCAACTCAAGTCACGTGTCGCTCGTTTGAATATAATGCAGAAAATCAGGTTTGTCAAATCAGTGACGTCAATAAGTGGACGGAAAGTCAATATTTTCTACAAGATGTACGAGGCTGGGATTATTATCACAGAAAATGCTATTTTG GTATTGATGACTTCCTTTTGTCAACAACAACGAAAGCACTACCAACAACAATAGTGACAACAG AACTAACAGACCCTAGTACACAATCGCAAACAACCACTGAAACAACGTTCGAAGTCATTCAGCGAGAACTGGTGGAAATGGGAACAAAGATCCGCGAAAAGAAACgccttgcgtcaaaacaaagCGTCATCGACACGCGTCCCTCGGCCACGAGCGTCGGCGTCGTAGCTGTTGTGATAATCGTGTCAATGGTCGGAGGGGTTGTCTTATTGGACATAGGGACGCTCCATCTACATTGCCAACACTTCGCAaggagaaagaaaaagaaaagacaaaaacataattatataaaggaACGCGAGAGTGACTGCAATAATTCGACCTATGTGGCGGAAAATACATTCTGTGATCGATGCGGACATCGTTTGACGCGTGATGGTTCTGAGCAGAGCAAGCAGAACATTGGAACGAGCAATTTGGAGGACATAAAGTGTGCTTTTAACTCAAAGGAAGATATTTTACTCAACGAGAGCAAAAACAATAACGTGGAAAATCCATATAATGATAATGACACACAATTTTGA
- the LOC128181520 gene encoding uncharacterized protein LOC128181520 codes for MFTMDTRGRVTLVFLCSFGTGAFGSMNVAFSGSHAALDGNLTTCNNSTTNITAYTYMYKLTLATEYVISRINIDYRHGRTDELSGFSLFLGLNCSDLSFVYQHSGPAILSTRVSLTFQANAPKVASCIGYFNNRTINSVPSGYSPHAKVDICNLEVLGCRQGFYGRGCSYRCPSVCEDMCNPDNGKCLDDVSVIDQEYIEVLCPNPGYLQQSISVICVEETPSTPVISATHYSSSNTTMVCPPQLFPITSPCLGSFSDVNFCENSTVADICTIDSEDILNKSVVSCPGSEVALRLHYRCKKVCPITTIEKTVPFAILLEANQSGALVLHYQCNPGYFSSILDVYCDSETLVWLGPFPKCERSCALTDIDKDVSNAEWWSNNTHLVYTCHAGYSVQGGNLLRYCTPNGEWSGQPPSCTEITCQCLCDIPSVDPSTLNGSAALIQKIEEIKSTLTVDRRTTSKFNRSRESAPDPRLSARGIGFGVGVTILTIIVCLICIPDIPKLVQDIRFGCS; via the exons ATGTTTACAATGGACACCAGGGGTCGAGTTACACTCGTTTTCCTCTGCAGTTTTGGAACCGGAGCATTTG GTTCCATGAATGTCGCATTCTCTGGGAGTCACGCAGCACTGGACGGGAATCTAACGACTTGTAACAACAGCACAACGAATATAACGGCgtacacctacatgtacaaactgACTCTGGCGACCGAATACGTCATCTCAAGAATCAACATAGACTACAGACACGGAC GGACCGACGAACTTTCCGGATTTTCCCTTTTCTTGGGACTGAATTGTAGCGACCTCTCTTTCGTTTATCAGCATTCAGGCCCAGCCATTCTAAGCACCCGGGTCTCCCTCACGTTCCAAGCTAATGCTCCAAAAGTAGCAAGCTGTATCGGTTACTTTAACAACAGGACCATCAACAGCGTACCATCCGGATACAGTCCTCACGCCAAAGTGGATATCTGCAATTTGGAGGTTCTGG GTTGTCGTCAAGGGTTTTACGGCCGTGGTTGTTCTTATCGTTGTCCGTCAGTTTGTGAAGACATGTGTAACCCTGACAACGGAAAATGCTTGGATGACGTCAGCGTCATAGATC AGGAGTATATCGAAGTTCTCTGTCCAAACCCTGGTTATCTACAACAATCGATTAGTGTTATATGTGTGGAAGAAACTCCGTCCACGCCGGTGATTAGTGCCACCCACTACAGCAGTAGCAACACCACCATGGTCTGTCCACCGCAACTTTTTCCTATCACTTCACCGTGTCTTGGCTCCTTCAGCGACGTCAACTTCTGTGAAAACAGTACAGTAGCTGACATATGTACCATCGATAGCGAGGACATTCTGAACAAAAGCGTGGTGTCCTGCCCTGGTTCAGAAGTCGCACTCAGACTTCATTATCGCTGTAAAA AAGTATGCCCTATCACAACCATCGAAAAAACAGTTCCTTTTGCCATACTGCTCGAAGCCAACCAATCCGGTGCGCTCGTTCTCCACTACCAGTGTAACCCGGGCTATTTTTCTTCGATTCTTGACGTGTATTGTGACAGTGAAACTCTAGTCTGGCTCGGTCCGTTTCCAAAATGTGAGA GAAGCTGCGCATTGACTGACATTGACAAGGACGTGAGTAACGCTGAGTGGTGGAGCAATAATACACACCTAGTATACACCTGTCATGCGGGGTACTCCGTGCAAGGCGGGAACTTATTGCGCTACTGTACACCAAACGGAGAGTGGAGCGGCCAACCGCCAAGTTGTACAG AGATCACGTGTCAATGTCTTTGCGACATACCATCGGTCGATCCGTCCACACTGAATGGTTCAGCGGCCCTAATCCAGAAGATTGAGGAGATCAAGTCCACGCTGACTGTGGATCGCCGGACCACCTCCAAGTTCAACCGGAGCAGGGAGAGCGCCCCGGACCCACGCCTGTCCGCCCGGGGGATCGGGTTTGGGGTGGGGGTCACTATTTTGACCATTATTGTCTGTTTGATTTGCATACCAGATATTCCAAAGTTAGTTCAGGATATCAGGTTTGGGTGTTCATGA